One window of the Flavobacteriaceae bacterium YJPT1-3 genome contains the following:
- the ricT gene encoding regulatory iron-sulfur-containing complex subunit RicT, whose amino-acid sequence MACSSCGTDKNGQPKGCKNNGTCGTDGCNKLTVFDWLANMELPDGQEPFDFVEVRFKNSRKEFFKNEDKLTLSMGDLVATQAPSGHDIGMVTLTGELVRVQMKRKKAPTEGEEVMKIYRKATQRDIDIWQKVRDREAAIQVKARQIAIRLNLKMKISDVEFQGDGSKATFYYTADSRVDFRQLIKEYAHEFRTRIEMRQIGLRQEAARLGGIGSCGRELCCSTWLTDFRSVNTSAARYQQLSLNPQKLAGQCGKLKCCLNYELDAYLDALQDFPKTETKLYTEKGTAICQKIDIFQGFLWYAYEGEWMNWHKLTTEQANEVIAANKKKDPVPSLEMYAQSNVQDTKIDFENVVGQDSLTRFDRPKGHSKKKGRKRKGKGTKKSSSRSTKNNA is encoded by the coding sequence ATGGCGTGCAGTAGCTGCGGAACAGATAAGAATGGTCAACCCAAAGGATGCAAGAACAACGGCACCTGCGGGACGGACGGCTGCAATAAACTGACCGTCTTTGACTGGCTGGCCAATATGGAACTTCCCGATGGTCAGGAGCCTTTCGATTTTGTAGAAGTACGCTTTAAGAACAGCAGGAAAGAATTTTTCAAAAACGAAGATAAATTAACCTTGAGCATGGGCGATCTGGTCGCTACCCAGGCACCTTCGGGACACGACATTGGCATGGTGACCCTGACCGGAGAATTGGTTCGGGTGCAAATGAAGCGTAAAAAAGCGCCTACGGAAGGCGAGGAAGTGATGAAGATCTATCGCAAGGCCACCCAGCGCGATATAGACATTTGGCAAAAGGTCCGCGATCGAGAAGCTGCTATACAGGTTAAGGCTCGACAAATAGCTATCCGACTCAATCTCAAAATGAAGATCTCCGATGTCGAATTTCAGGGAGACGGTTCTAAAGCCACTTTCTATTACACCGCAGACAGCCGAGTGGATTTTCGTCAACTCATCAAAGAGTACGCACACGAATTCAGAACCCGCATCGAAATGCGGCAGATTGGACTGCGGCAAGAAGCGGCCCGATTGGGCGGGATCGGATCCTGCGGCCGGGAATTGTGTTGCTCTACCTGGTTGACTGATTTCCGATCAGTGAATACCAGTGCTGCCCGCTATCAGCAACTTTCTCTCAATCCTCAAAAGCTGGCCGGACAATGTGGGAAGCTTAAATGCTGCCTCAATTATGAGTTGGATGCTTATCTCGATGCGCTTCAGGATTTTCCCAAAACAGAAACCAAGCTATATACGGAGAAGGGCACTGCCATTTGTCAAAAAATAGACATTTTTCAGGGCTTTCTTTGGTATGCCTATGAGGGAGAATGGATGAACTGGCATAAGCTAACTACTGAACAGGCCAATGAGGTTATTGCTGCTAACAAGAAAAAAGATCCGGTGCCTAGCCTGGAAATGTATGCCCAGTCGAACGTACAAGACACTAAAATCGACTTTGAGAACGTTGTAGGACAGGACAGTCTGACTCGTTTTGATCGACCCAAAGGGCACTCCAAAAAGAAGGGTAGAAAGCGCAAAGGAAAAGGAACAAAAAAATCGTCATCCCGAAGTACTAAAAACAATGCGTAG
- a CDS encoding rhodanese-related sulfurtransferase, whose product MQLYNKLSAKERAILIEEAGEDRLTLSFYQYAKIGNPHLFRNHLFVAWEAMDVLGRIYVAHEGINAQLSVPAKRFQEFKDFLDGIYFLENVRLNIAIEQDAKSFLKLKIKVRPKIVADGLNDATFDVTNKGIHVDAPTFNQLLEDEDTVLVDMRNHYESEIGHFQGAITPDVDTFRDSLDLIEEQLKEHKEDKKLVMYCTGGIRCEKASAYYKHKGFKQVYQLEGGIIEYARQVEQLKLENKYLGKNFVFDHRRAEKISDHVIAQCHQCGAPCDTHVNCANEACHLLFIQCESCAQAMDACCSEECKEIASLPYEEQKRLRAGKGNSNKIFKKGRSEKLKYQRKG is encoded by the coding sequence ATGCAACTGTACAATAAATTAAGCGCGAAAGAGAGAGCAATTCTTATTGAAGAAGCCGGTGAAGACCGTCTTACCCTCTCTTTCTACCAATATGCCAAGATTGGCAATCCACACCTTTTTCGAAATCATTTATTCGTAGCCTGGGAGGCTATGGATGTTCTTGGGCGCATTTATGTTGCTCATGAGGGAATTAATGCACAGCTTTCTGTGCCGGCCAAGCGATTTCAAGAATTTAAAGATTTTCTGGACGGAATCTATTTTCTTGAAAACGTTCGACTCAATATTGCGATCGAACAGGATGCCAAATCCTTTCTTAAATTGAAGATCAAAGTTCGTCCTAAGATCGTTGCTGACGGTCTCAATGACGCAACCTTTGATGTGACCAATAAAGGCATTCACGTGGATGCGCCTACTTTTAATCAGTTGCTGGAAGACGAAGACACCGTACTGGTCGATATGCGTAACCATTACGAAAGTGAAATCGGTCATTTTCAGGGCGCGATCACTCCGGATGTCGATACGTTTCGAGATTCGCTTGACCTGATTGAGGAACAACTTAAAGAACACAAGGAGGATAAAAAACTGGTCATGTACTGTACCGGGGGTATTCGTTGTGAAAAAGCGAGCGCTTACTACAAGCACAAGGGCTTTAAGCAGGTATATCAGCTGGAAGGAGGAATTATCGAGTACGCCCGTCAGGTAGAGCAATTGAAACTGGAGAATAAGTACCTCGGGAAGAATTTCGTATTCGATCATCGCAGGGCTGAGAAGATCAGTGATCACGTTATCGCACAGTGTCATCAATGCGGAGCCCCTTGCGACACTCATGTGAATTGTGCCAATGAGGCCTGCCACTTACTCTTCATTCAATGCGAATCCTGTGCCCAGGCGATGGATGCGTGTTGTTCGGAAGAATGCAAAGAAATCGCCAGTTTGCCTTATGAAGAGCAAAAACGACTGCGAGCCGGCAAGGGAAACAGCAATAAAATATTTAAAAAAGGACGTTCAGAGAAGCTCAAGTACCAAAGAAAGGGCTGA